A single region of the Solwaraspora sp. WMMD406 genome encodes:
- a CDS encoding arginase family protein, which yields MTSILVPYHLDEYLPELDVPGSATTTVMLALPEAADSWSRMAWLYGAVAATVSGAVAAGSRPVVFSGDCTTSLGAVAGLQRAGVDPAVVWLDAHGDLQTPETTASGYLGGMPLRLLTGYRPELIGSALGLTAVAESRIVLGDGRDLDPPEADYLRGCAIRRRPVDELTAEVLPDGPIYLHLDADVVDPVDLPGLRFPAPGGPHLESVADAVLRVVDTGRVVAVGVACTWDPGHGSAARFGPLVKEIISRLT from the coding sequence GTGACCAGCATCCTGGTGCCCTACCATCTCGACGAATACCTGCCCGAGCTCGACGTACCCGGGTCGGCGACGACCACGGTCATGCTGGCCCTGCCCGAGGCCGCCGACTCGTGGTCGCGGATGGCCTGGCTGTACGGCGCGGTCGCGGCGACCGTGTCCGGGGCGGTGGCCGCCGGCTCACGACCGGTGGTGTTCTCCGGCGACTGCACCACCTCGCTCGGGGCGGTCGCCGGTCTGCAACGGGCCGGTGTCGACCCGGCGGTGGTCTGGCTGGACGCCCACGGCGATCTGCAGACCCCGGAGACGACGGCCAGCGGCTATCTCGGCGGCATGCCGTTGCGGCTGCTCACCGGCTACCGTCCGGAGCTGATCGGGTCGGCGCTCGGCCTCACCGCCGTGGCCGAGTCCCGGATCGTGCTCGGCGACGGCCGGGACCTCGATCCACCGGAGGCCGACTACCTGCGGGGATGCGCGATCCGCCGCCGTCCGGTCGACGAGTTGACCGCCGAGGTGCTGCCGGACGGTCCGATCTATTTGCATCTGGACGCCGACGTGGTGGATCCGGTGGACCTGCCCGGTCTGCGGTTTCCCGCGCCGGGTGGCCCGCATCTGGAGTCGGTCGCCGACGCGGTGCTGCGGGTGGTCGACACCGGCCGGGTGGTGGCTGTCGGGGTCGCCTGCACCTGGGATCCGGGGCACGGGTCGGCGGCACGGTTCGGCCCGCTGGTCAAGGAGATCATCAGCCGGCTGACCTGA